From the Chloroflexota bacterium genome, the window CCGGAAGGCCCCGCCGGGCCTAGGCCTCCATCTCAGCCAGGATGCTGTAGAGCAATTCCAGCAGAACCGATTTCACGCTTTCGCGGTCGGTGGCGACGCAGGGCAACAGTTTGACGTTAGGATCGAGACGGAGGGCGATTCGCAAATCTTCGGGCGCCCAGGCTTCGGGGTGATCTTGTTTGTTGGCCGCCACCACGTAGGGAGTGGGGGCGTAGGCCCGGAACGTTTCCAGGATGCTCTTGGCCTCGCGAAAAGTTTCGGGCCGCGAACTGTCCACCATCACCACAAAGCCCAACATGCCTTCCGACAAAATTTCCCACATGAAGTCGAACCGGCGCTGGCCGGGCGTGCCAAACAAGTACAGCACCAGTTCGGCGTCCACCGTAATGCGGCCAAAGTCCATGGCCACGGTGGTGCTTTCTTTGATCTTCTCGGCTTCCGACGAAATTTTGCGCTCAGTCCGGACGACATCAATTTCGCTGATGGTGCTGATGAATTGTGTTTTGCCCGAACTGAACGGGCCGGTGACGACCATTTTGACGGTTTGCATGCGTTTCTACTCCCACCCTTACAATGAGCGGATTCTCGAAATGAGTTTGTTGACCAGCGACTTCTCCTGCTCTTTGGCCGCCTCTGTCAGGGGCTTGCGTTGCGGGGCGTTGGTCAGGGGCCGGGTTCCGGCGGGCCGCACCAGCTCCACCAGCCCGGCCTGCAGAAGGCCGTAGACGATGCGGCGCAGGTCGAGATCGCTCATGTTGTTGGCTTTGGCAATTTGCCGCATGGTATTCTTGGGGTTGATGTACGACACCACCTTCCACTCTTCCACGTTGAGGTTGACGTTCTTCAGGCGGGCGTCGGGCTTGTCGGTGAACTTGAGAGCCAGGTCGAGGTTGGGCAGTTCTTCCTGCAACTGCTCCCACTCGCGCATGCGCCGCGAGCCTTCGATGATGACGTTGTCGAGGTCAATCGGCACGGTGATGCGCTCGACCGGCGGCGAGGCGTTGGCTTCAAAGTTGAAGATGCCTTCGACCCAGGTGAAGAGGCGGTAGGCCACGTCCAGAATATGTTGTTTGATGCTTTGCAGGATTTCGGTCTGGGTGACGTAGCCGGAGTTGATTAATAGAAGGCCGAGGGCTTTGTCGTTGGCGGCCTCGCTTCGCTGGCGCAGCGCCCTGGCCTGCTCGTCGGTAAGCTTGCCCACCTTGCGCAAAACGTAGGTGAGGTTGGGGTCTTCGTTTCCCACCTGGGCAAAAATTAACTTGCCTTCGCGGAAGGCCATGCGCGCCGCTTCGGTGGGGCCTTCGATGGTCAGAGTGCCGGTCTTGCGGGCCAGGCTGATGAGGTTGAGTAATTTATCGGTGCTAAAGTCGCGCAGGTTGCCGCGGAGTGGCATTGTTCCCTCTTACTGCTTGCCCAATAGGAATTTGGTCGGATTATACCTGTAAGCGAGATAAAGTCAAAGAAAGGTTGATGCGTATCGAAATTTGCAGAACAATCTTGACCAGGAATTGACGTTTCTGCCTGTTTAGACTGGACAACAAGATGCTGAACACGAGTCGTGCAGTTGTGACCAACGGCCAACAGCGGTATGTTTGCGCCCCGTAGCAAGGCGGAGTGGGCTATCCCTTTGGCGAGAGTCGCATCAGGCTGATTCTGCCAATCCGCACTCTTTATGCGGTGCTTCTCGGCAGTCGCGAAGCGGGGCGGCTTTGAGGGCAAGCGGCTGGCGGGTTAAGCTTCAAGAAGCCTTGCCGCACAAAACAAAACACGAAGCATCTTTGCTTCGTGTTTTTGATCTCCCAACCATCCAACCCCCGACTACCCGACTACAGCCCCTTGCATGCTCCACGGCCCAGTCTTCGTAATCTTAATCTCCGCCAGCCGCCCTTTCCAATCCAGATCGCCATCTTCAAAGAAGACGATCTTGTTATTGCGCGTCCGGCCCTTCCACTTGCCTTTGTGGTTCTCTTCCACCAAAATTTCAACCGTCCCGCCGAGAAGTCTGGCGTTGATGTCGCCGACAATTTGAGCCTGCATGTCGTCCAGCGCCTTGAGCCGCCGCATCTTTTCTTCTTCGGGCACGTCGTCGGCCATTCGGCGCTCGGCCACCGTGCCGGGGCGGGGCGAGTAGCGGGCCAGGTGGGCCACGTCCAGCTTGAGTTCGGCCAGCAGGTCGTAGGTGCGCTGAAACTCGTCGGCGGTCTCGCCGGGGAAGCCGACGATGATGTCGGTGGCGATGGACGCGCCGGGGAGGCGGGCGCGGATGCGCTCGATCAGCCGCCGGTAATCGTCGGCGGTGTAGCCGCGCTTCATGTCGGCCAGCACTTTGTCGTCGCCGGCCTGCACCGGCGCTTCGATGTGCTCACACACTTTAGGCAGTTCGGCCACGGCGTCGAGCAAGTCGTCGGTCATGTAACCAGGATGTGAGGTGAGGAAGCGGATGCGCTCCAGCCCGTCAATGTCGTTGATGACGCGAAGCAGTTGGGCCAGGTTCGGGCCGTCGCTGATGTCTTTGCCGTAGCGATCCACAATCTGGCCGAGCAGAGTCACTTCCTTCACGCCCTGAGCCACCAGGCCTCTTACCTCAGCCGCGATCTCGCCCACCGGCCGCGAGCGTTCGACGCCGCGCCGGAAAGGAATGATGCAGAAGGTACAGGCGTGCGAACAGCCGAAGACCACCGGCACGTGCGCCGACACGGCCTGCCCGCGTTCGGCCACCGGCAAGGTGAAGCCGCCGGTTTGCGGGTTGAGCACGGTGGTCAATTCGTCTTGCAAAGCAAAGCGGCGGGCGGTCTCAACTTCGGCGGGCGAGAGGCCGTTGCGCTCGGCCAGGAACTGCACCAGCGGCCCCGGCTCGGACGGCGGCGAGAACACGTCCACCAGCGGGAAGGCTTGCTTGAGGCGGTCGCCGCCTTTGACGCCGACCATGCACCCCATCAAGTTGACGACGACACCCGGATTCTTTTTCTTCAGCGGGGCCAGCATCGTCAGGCGGCCTACCGCCGCATCCTCAGCCTGCTGGCGAACCACGCAGGTGTTGAGGACGATCACATCGGCGGCCTCAACGCTCTCGGCGGGCGCGTAGCCGATCCCCTCCAGCGCGCTCGACACACGCTGAGAGTCGGCGGTGTTCATCTGGCAACCCCAGGTTTGGATGAAATACGATTTCATGGTCTTCTGATTGTACCATTTTGGATTTTAGATTGGGGATTTTGGATTGTTCTGTCAGCGAGGCTTTCCTTTGTAACGCAAGGTCTTGATAGAAGCGACAGTCATGGCCAGGATTTCGCCGGCTTCTTTAGTCAGAGGAGAAGCCCGCTCGATTGCAATGATGCCGGATTCGACGAGCAACTCAAGCCAGTAAATTGTTTCGTCACTCTCTTCTTCAACGATGCCGAGTTTGGCTATCATGTCGGCAGGCGACCTGGCCCGGCACGCGGCCCGATAGTTGGCCCCGATTGAAGTGCCAGAGCGCAACAACTGCTTGCCGATCATATCCGGCGTTCGCCCATGTGGCAAACCCTCTACCAGTTTGATCACTTCCAAAGCCAGCTTTTTCGTCCGTTGTTTGAAAATCTCCTCATTCATGTTTGGTCTTCCTTTCTCCAGAAAAGTAATATATGACCCGCAAAGAACATGCAGGCTATCAATTCAAAATCAAAAGTCCAAAATCCCCACTATCAGCGCCTCATGTAAATGAAACCACAACTGCCCGCCCTTTTCGAAAATGTCGTAGGCTTGCTTTGGGCCGCTGGGAGCCTGGGCGAGCATGGCCCGTAACCGCCAACGGTTGGCCGGTGAGACGTTGAGCCGGTGGCAGTAATCGCCGAACTCGTGCGCCTTGCGAAAAGTTTCGACGAGCGTCACCCGCAGACCGGCCTCTTTGAAGAAAGCCTCCCAGCGCCGGGCGGGGTACAGCCAATGATGGCTGGGGTCACGCAAATTTTCGTAGGCGTTGAGGTAGCGCGCCGTGAAGCCGTCGCCGACGGCAATGCCGTCAATGATCGCCACTGCGCCGCCCGGCTTGACGGCGCGGGCGCACTCGCGCACAAACCGGGCCACGTCTGGAAAATGGTGTGGAGCGATGCGGCAGGTCACGAGATCGAAGGCCGCAGTGGCAAACGGCAATTGCTGGGCGTCGGCCTCACAAAAAGAGACGGCTTCCACCTGGTGGCCGCCGATCATGTTCCGGGCGGCGATCAACATCTGGGGCGTAATGTCGGCGGCGACGACTCGATTCACATGCCCGGCCAGAGCCAGGGCGGTGTGGCCGCCGCCGGTGGCAATGTCGAGCGCGATCCAGTCCCGTTCCGGCTTCACGACTTCCAGCAGGCGGGTGAGGCTTTCGCTACTGGCAAAGGTTGGACTCTGGGCATACTTCTCGGCGTTGGGGCCGAAGGAGTGTTTGACTTGCGAGGCGTTGGTCATGGCTGGTGTAGAATAAGAGAGCTGACGATGGACGATAGACGAAGGACGAAAGAAAGTCCAGGCGCAATTTATAACTGTAGGCAGTATAGCAATTCTGGAGGTTGAAGAATGGTTGAACGTAAGCGAGCCTTTTTCTTCTGGCGGATACTGATTGTAATCCTAATTTTGGCGGCAGTGGGCGGGATGTCATTTGTGCTGGTGCAGTTCTCCAGCGGCGCGTGGACTCTGTTTCCAACCCTCACCCCGACGGCCACCTTCACACCCACGCCGGTGATTCCAACGGCCACTCTGTTTGTGCCCAGCGACACGCCCACCGTCACGCCCTCGCCCACGCGCTCCGGCCCCATCACTTACACCGTCGTCAGCGGCGACACCCTGTTTGGCATCGCCGACACTTATGAGGTGGACGTTCAAACCCTGATTGCTTACAACGGTTTGACTTCCCCCGATCTGTCGGTCGGCCAGCAACTCGTCATCCCGCCGCCCGGCTTTGTGTTTGAAATTCCAACCGCCACGCCCATCCCCACCGGCCTCCGGCCCGGAACCGTCATCACTTACACAATCCAGGTCGGCGATGTGTTAAGCCTTATTGCCGAACGATTCGGGGCGCGGCTGGATGACGTGATGATTGTCAACGGCATCACCGACCCGAACAACATTCAAGTCGGGGAGACCATCCGGATTCCTTACAACAGCCTGACCGGCACACCCATCACCCCCACGCGCACGCCCCGGCCCACCAACACCCGGCGGCCATAAACCGGCAATCGCCGTTAGAGACAAACAGAGTCTCATCATACGATGAGACTCTGTTGCTTTAGAGCCTATCTCTAAACTTCGGAAAACCCTAAAGGTCTCAAAGACCTTTAGGGTTTAGAGGCAGGTTCTCAAAGTTTGGCAAACATGTTTGAGAAAAGATTGCCGATGGCCGGGCCAAGCAGTGACAGGATGATGAGAACGACTACGGCGACCAGAACCAG encodes:
- a CDS encoding ATP/GTP-binding protein, with the translated sequence MQTVKMVVTGPFSSGKTQFISTISEIDVVRTERKISSEAEKIKESTTVAMDFGRITVDAELVLYLFGTPGQRRFDFMWEILSEGMLGFVVMVDSSRPETFREAKSILETFRAYAPTPYVVAANKQDHPEAWAPEDLRIALRLDPNVKLLPCVATDRESVKSVLLELLYSILAEMEA
- a CDS encoding DUF4388 domain-containing protein codes for the protein MPLRGNLRDFSTDKLLNLISLARKTGTLTIEGPTEAARMAFREGKLIFAQVGNEDPNLTYVLRKVGKLTDEQARALRQRSEAANDKALGLLLINSGYVTQTEILQSIKQHILDVAYRLFTWVEGIFNFEANASPPVERITVPIDLDNVIIEGSRRMREWEQLQEELPNLDLALKFTDKPDARLKNVNLNVEEWKVVSYINPKNTMRQIAKANNMSDLDLRRIVYGLLQAGLVELVRPAGTRPLTNAPQRKPLTEAAKEQEKSLVNKLISRIRSL
- the miaB gene encoding tRNA (N6-isopentenyl adenosine(37)-C2)-methylthiotransferase MiaB, encoding MKSYFIQTWGCQMNTADSQRVSSALEGIGYAPAESVEAADVIVLNTCVVRQQAEDAAVGRLTMLAPLKKKNPGVVVNLMGCMVGVKGGDRLKQAFPLVDVFSPPSEPGPLVQFLAERNGLSPAEVETARRFALQDELTTVLNPQTGGFTLPVAERGQAVSAHVPVVFGCSHACTFCIIPFRRGVERSRPVGEIAAEVRGLVAQGVKEVTLLGQIVDRYGKDISDGPNLAQLLRVINDIDGLERIRFLTSHPGYMTDDLLDAVAELPKVCEHIEAPVQAGDDKVLADMKRGYTADDYRRLIERIRARLPGASIATDIIVGFPGETADEFQRTYDLLAELKLDVAHLARYSPRPGTVAERRMADDVPEEEKMRRLKALDDMQAQIVGDINARLLGGTVEILVEENHKGKWKGRTRNNKIVFFEDGDLDWKGRLAEIKITKTGPWSMQGAVVG
- a CDS encoding four helix bundle protein, translated to MNEEIFKQRTKKLALEVIKLVEGLPHGRTPDMIGKQLLRSGTSIGANYRAACRARSPADMIAKLGIVEEESDETIYWLELLVESGIIAIERASPLTKEAGEILAMTVASIKTLRYKGKPR
- a CDS encoding class I SAM-dependent methyltransferase, which produces MTNASQVKHSFGPNAEKYAQSPTFASSESLTRLLEVVKPERDWIALDIATGGGHTALALAGHVNRVVAADITPQMLIAARNMIGGHQVEAVSFCEADAQQLPFATAAFDLVTCRIAPHHFPDVARFVRECARAVKPGGAVAIIDGIAVGDGFTARYLNAYENLRDPSHHWLYPARRWEAFFKEAGLRVTLVETFRKAHEFGDYCHRLNVSPANRWRLRAMLAQAPSGPKQAYDIFEKGGQLWFHLHEALIVGILDF
- a CDS encoding LysM peptidoglycan-binding domain-containing protein, whose translation is MVERKRAFFFWRILIVILILAAVGGMSFVLVQFSSGAWTLFPTLTPTATFTPTPVIPTATLFVPSDTPTVTPSPTRSGPITYTVVSGDTLFGIADTYEVDVQTLIAYNGLTSPDLSVGQQLVIPPPGFVFEIPTATPIPTGLRPGTVITYTIQVGDVLSLIAERFGARLDDVMIVNGITDPNNIQVGETIRIPYNSLTGTPITPTRTPRPTNTRRP
- a CDS encoding Flp family type IVb pilin — translated: MFSLKKTNETGQGLVEYALILVLVAVVVLIILSLLGPAIGNLFSNMFAKL